The DNA window GTGGTGCCGCCGGTGCTCGGGCTGCTGAACGAAGCGTATGGTTTTGCCAGTGCGCCGAACCAGAACGCCATTTCAAGCCAGCCGCTGGCCGCGCCGCAGGCCACGCTGATCTCCACGCTGGCGCGTGGCGTGATCGGTGGCGACCTGCCGTGGCACCTGATCGGCTGGGGCGCCGTCATCGGCCTGGTGCTCGTGGCGATCGACTTCATGCTGAAGAAATCGAGCCACGGCAAGTACAGCCTGCCGCCGCTGGGCGTGGGCCTGGCCGTCTACCTGCCGTCGGCCGTGACCGCACCGGTCGTGGTCGGCGCCGTCGCCGGCTACTACTTTGAAAAATCGATGCGCGGCAAGACCTATGGCGAAGCCGCGTCGCGCGTGGGCGTTCTTGTCATGTCCGGCTTCATCGTCGGCGAGAGCCTGTTCAACGTGGCGCTGGCCGCGCTGATCGTGCTGTCCGGGGATGGCGAACCGCTGGCATTCGGTGCCGGTGTCGATGAATCCGTCGGCATGCTGATCGCGCTGGCCGTCGGTGCGGCGATCCTCGTCTCGCTGTACCGCTGGGCCGCCAATTCGGCGCGCAGGATCGAGCAATAAGAGTGAAGGCGGCGCGGCGTGGGGTCATCCCCGCGCCGGCACGCCTTTGTCGCACCCACATTTTGCAGGAGCGTACGTCGCATGAATGCCATCGCAGGACATCGGCTGGGGCAGGGAACCTGGTACATGGGCGAAAATGCCGCCGCCAGGAACGACGAGGTCCGCGCGCTGCAGCTGGGCATGGACCTCGGCATCACGCTGATCGACACCGCCGAGATGTATGGCGAAGGCGGTGCCGAAAAGGTGGTGGGCGCGGCGATCGCCGGCCGGCGCGATGAAGTCACCCTCGTCAGCAAGGTCTATCCGCACAATGCCGGCCGCGCCGATGTGCAGCGCGCGTGCGAGCGCAGCCTGGCACGCCTGGGCACCGACCGCATCGACCTGTACCTGCTGCACTGGCGCGGCGGCGTGCCGCTGGCCGAAACGCTGGAAGGATTCGAACGGCTGCGCGCGGCCGGCAAGATCCTCGCTTATGGCGTGAGCAATTTCGATACCGCCGACATGGACGAAGCGGCGCGCGTTCCGGGCGGCAGGGCGATCGCCGCCAATCAGGTGATGTACAACCTGCGCCGGCGCGGCATCGAGTTCGACCTGCTGCCGTGGTGCCGCGAGCGCACCGTTCCCCTGATGGCTTACTCCCCGCTGGAATCGGGCCGGCGCGAACAGCAGCGCCTCTTCGCCGATCCGTCCCTGCGGCAGGTCGCGGACCGGCACGGCGCGACGCCCGCGCAGGTCGCGCTGGCATGGCTGATGGCGCAGCAGGGTGTCATCGCCATCCCGAAAGCGGTGCAGCCCGAGCACGTGCGCGCCAACCGCGCCGCGCTCGATATCGTGCTGACGTCCGAAGACCTCGCGGTGCTGGACGCGGCATTCCCGCCACCGGCACGGAAGATGCCGCTGGACGTGCTCTGAATACCGGGAAGCGGCATCGCGCCGGCTAGGCGCTGCGAACGATCCGGTTGCGGCCGGATCTCTTTGCGGTGTAGAGCGCCGCATCGGCGGCGCCCAGCATCGCTTCGACGGGAATGGCTGGTTTGTCCCAGCATGCTACCCCGATGCTGACGGTGGAGTGCAGTGGCGCGTCGCCGCCCACCGCTACCGGGTGGGCGGCAAAGGCGTCGCAGATGCGCTGGGCGATCGCGCACGCGGCATCCGGGCTGCATCCGGGGAGTAACACGGCGAATTCCTCTCCACCCAGCCGGCCCAGCAGATCGCCCTTGCGCAGGTGCGACTGGGCGACGCCTGCAAAGCTGGTCAGGACGACGTCGCCCGCGGCATGACCGTGGTTGTCATTGACCGCCTTGAACAAATCGATATCCATCATCAGGACGGCCACTGGCTGGCGCTGCACCTTGGGCGTGGCCAGCACGGCTTCGGCACCGGTCATGAAACCGCCCCGGTTGAGCGCATGGGTCAGCGAGTCGTGGGAGGCGACATGCATCAGGCGGGCCAGCAGCGCATTGCGCGCCGCCATCACGCTCGCCACCGTCAATGGGGCCAGCGCCGTGAAGATCACGCCAACGCGTAGCGACATGACCGCCTCCTGGCTGTCGAAACTGGCGCCGATCAGCAAGGTGCCGTTGGAAATGGCGATCAGGGTCCACATCGAAAAGAACAGGGTGATGCAAGCCGTGGCGAACCGACCGTACGTTAGCGCGCACCAGAGCATGGCGGGAACCGGGTAGGGAATGACGCCCGGACCGCCAAGCTGCGTGCCCAGCCACAGGCTGGCGGCGAATGCGGCCAGCGGTGCGATTTCTTCCGCCCGCAGGCTGGGCCAGTCGGTGCGGCGCTTGTACCTGGCCAGCCCGCGCGACAGCGTGGGCATGGTCAGCATCACGGGCAGCATGGCGATGTAATTGACCAGTTCCGTGGAAAACCAGAAGGCGAAGCCGTGGGCCGGCGTGCCGCCATACAGCCGGGGATGGATAAAGAAGCCGGCCACGCCGGCGGCAGCCGCACCGCTGATAACCACCAGCACAAAGCGCACCATCGAGCTGGCATTCCGCAAGCCCCGGTGTGCCTCGCTCATGCGGGACAGCGCCAGATAACAGACTGACACGCCCATCAGGTTTGCCCAGATGAGCATGAGGGTCTTGGGCCAGCTTTGCAGCATTTCGGTGTCGCCCAGCACGTAGCCGATGATGGCGGCCGCCCAGTGCGCCAGTGTCGGGGGATGGGCGCGCCGGAGCAGCAGGCCGACCAGCACGGCGTTACTGGGCCAGAATGCCGACAGCGTGTCTGGCTGCGCCGTATAGATGCCGAAAATCGTGCAGGCGTAGACGATCACGCCGACCATCAGCGCGTCCTTCAGATCCATGCTGGCGATTGACTGGCCGACAAGGGCAGTCCGGTTGGTACTCATGCAGATCCCCTTCGATCACCGTGGCCGAGCCGGGGCTGGCGGGATCAGCGCCGCCCCACCGCCATCTTGTCGATAGCCTGCGAGACGGTCGCCTGCATCTGCGGCGACAGGTTGACGAAGCGGCAGCCGATCTGCACCTGTTCGCCCAGCAGGAAGGAGCGGAAACGGCGCGACAGGCGCACTTCGAGGTCGCAGATGACGACGGCGTCGCCGAGCTCCAGCCGCACACGCTGCAGCTTGCGGCCGATGTGCAGGCCGGGTGCATCGCGCGGGGCGCAGCGCATGCCGATGCCGCCGGCGGCCACGTCGTACAACTGCATTTCATAGGGCGTGCCGAACATCACGAACGATGCCGTGTAGTTGCCGACCACCGGTGTTTCCAGGCGCTTGGCGGCGCGCCGGTTCAGCACCAGGCACAGTTCGGGGAAGGGGATTGGTACGAGCGATGCGGTGCCCGGCACCGGCATCCATTCGGCCGTGAGGTCGAACTGGAAGCGCGCGGAGTCGAGGCGGCTGACGAAGGTGCAAGGGCCCTCCGGCAGCACGACGCCGTCGCTGAGGCGCAGCGTGATGACCGGATCGGTGGCGTCGATGGCATCGATGCGCGCCAGGATGGGCGTGCCCGCGCCGTTCGCGTAGATCGTCACGGGTTCGCCACGGTCGTACAGGTTTTGCAGCGCCGCGCGGATATCGGCCGCGTCGGTGATCTCGTGGGGCTGGGACGCCAGCGGAATGGGGTCGACAATGTCCGCCGCGCCCAGCCTGCGGCGACGC is part of the Pseudoduganella lutea genome and encodes:
- a CDS encoding aldo/keto reductase, with translation MNAIAGHRLGQGTWYMGENAAARNDEVRALQLGMDLGITLIDTAEMYGEGGAEKVVGAAIAGRRDEVTLVSKVYPHNAGRADVQRACERSLARLGTDRIDLYLLHWRGGVPLAETLEGFERLRAAGKILAYGVSNFDTADMDEAARVPGGRAIAANQVMYNLRRRGIEFDLLPWCRERTVPLMAYSPLESGRREQQRLFADPSLRQVADRHGATPAQVALAWLMAQQGVIAIPKAVQPEHVRANRAALDIVLTSEDLAVLDAAFPPPARKMPLDVL
- a CDS encoding GGDEF domain-containing protein — translated: MSTNRTALVGQSIASMDLKDALMVGVIVYACTIFGIYTAQPDTLSAFWPSNAVLVGLLLRRAHPPTLAHWAAAIIGYVLGDTEMLQSWPKTLMLIWANLMGVSVCYLALSRMSEAHRGLRNASSMVRFVLVVISGAAAAGVAGFFIHPRLYGGTPAHGFAFWFSTELVNYIAMLPVMLTMPTLSRGLARYKRRTDWPSLRAEEIAPLAAFAASLWLGTQLGGPGVIPYPVPAMLWCALTYGRFATACITLFFSMWTLIAISNGTLLIGASFDSQEAVMSLRVGVIFTALAPLTVASVMAARNALLARLMHVASHDSLTHALNRGGFMTGAEAVLATPKVQRQPVAVLMMDIDLFKAVNDNHGHAAGDVVLTSFAGVAQSHLRKGDLLGRLGGEEFAVLLPGCSPDAACAIAQRICDAFAAHPVAVGGDAPLHSTVSIGVACWDKPAIPVEAMLGAADAALYTAKRSGRNRIVRSA
- a CDS encoding flagellar brake protein, encoding MTFLPKNLRDHLPWLQSTTVQRASAQRRLDTPPSPASGGVTAYLRTEAAGDLVTAGMSPRRRRLGAADIVDPIPLASQPHEITDAADIRAALQNLYDRGEPVTIYANGAGTPILARIDAIDATDPVITLRLSDGVVLPEGPCTFVSRLDSARFQFDLTAEWMPVPGTASLVPIPFPELCLVLNRRAAKRLETPVVGNYTASFVMFGTPYEMQLYDVAAGGIGMRCAPRDAPGLHIGRKLQRVRLELGDAVVICDLEVRLSRRFRSFLLGEQVQIGCRFVNLSPQMQATVSQAIDKMAVGRR